Proteins found in one Luteimonas chenhongjianii genomic segment:
- the bamB gene encoding outer membrane protein assembly factor BamB, translating to MIEQIARDAFPRAPARLARIAAIALCVMTVTGCSTVRGWFGNSEKAQAKALSEPAPLTDITPSVTVSRLWSANAGKGEGRLGVRQGPAIADGRVYVAAIKGGVRALDLQTGASVWQYPSDLRLSGGPGVGDGLVVAGSLDGEVVALDAATGAERWTAKVNNEVIAAPTIGQGVVLVRSNDGRITAFDAATGERRWFWVRELPSLSVRGNDAPALGPGFVFVGNDDGTLTALSLADGRVLWEQAIAQPDGRTELERMSDVDGTPVLDDAVLFASSYRHRTMALEGPSGRPLWVSEHGGSNRPALAPQRLVVTDANGTVWGLDKYSGTAAWQQPALARRNLSGAAIQGDYVVVGDFDGYLHWLRLDDGSFAARQRAGRDPIRGAPVVSDGILVVQNTDGDVTAWRLAQ from the coding sequence ATGATCGAACAGATCGCGCGCGACGCATTCCCCCGCGCCCCGGCCCGCCTTGCGCGGATCGCGGCGATCGCGCTCTGCGTGATGACCGTGACCGGTTGCAGCACCGTGCGCGGCTGGTTCGGGAACAGCGAGAAGGCCCAGGCCAAGGCCCTGTCGGAGCCTGCACCGCTGACCGATATCACCCCGTCGGTCACCGTGTCGCGGCTGTGGTCGGCGAACGCGGGCAAGGGCGAGGGCCGTCTGGGCGTACGCCAGGGACCGGCGATCGCCGATGGGCGCGTCTACGTCGCGGCGATCAAGGGCGGCGTGCGCGCGCTTGACCTGCAGACCGGCGCATCGGTCTGGCAGTACCCCTCCGACCTGCGCCTGAGCGGCGGACCGGGCGTGGGCGACGGCCTGGTCGTGGCCGGCAGCCTGGACGGCGAAGTGGTTGCGCTCGATGCCGCTACCGGCGCAGAGCGCTGGACCGCGAAGGTCAACAACGAGGTCATTGCCGCGCCGACGATCGGCCAGGGCGTGGTGCTGGTGCGCTCCAACGACGGGCGCATCACCGCATTCGACGCCGCCACCGGTGAGCGTCGCTGGTTCTGGGTGCGTGAACTGCCGTCGCTGAGCGTGCGTGGCAACGACGCGCCTGCGCTCGGGCCGGGCTTCGTCTTCGTCGGCAACGACGACGGCACGCTGACCGCGTTGTCGCTGGCCGATGGTCGCGTCCTGTGGGAGCAGGCCATCGCGCAGCCCGACGGCCGCACTGAACTCGAGCGCATGTCCGACGTCGATGGCACCCCGGTGCTCGACGACGCCGTGCTGTTCGCCAGCAGCTACCGGCACCGCACGATGGCGCTGGAAGGCCCCAGCGGCCGCCCGCTTTGGGTCAGCGAGCACGGCGGTTCCAATCGCCCGGCGCTGGCGCCCCAGCGGCTGGTGGTGACCGATGCCAACGGCACGGTGTGGGGCCTCGACAAGTACAGCGGCACCGCCGCGTGGCAGCAGCCTGCACTGGCGCGTCGCAATCTCAGCGGTGCGGCGATCCAGGGCGACTATGTGGTAGTCGGCGATTTCGACGGATACCTGCACTGGTTGCGCCTGGATGACGGTAGTTTTGCCGCGCGTCAGCGCGCCGGTCGTGATCCCATCCGCGGCGCGCCGGTCGTCTCCGACGGCATCCTGGTCGTCCAGAACACCGACGGCGACGTCACTGCCTGGCGTCTGGCCCAGTAA
- the der gene encoding ribosome biogenesis GTPase Der has product MLPLVALVGRPNVGKSTLFNALTRTRDALVHDEPGVTRDRHYGICRLNPDAPFALVDTGGIAGENVHLESEGLAGPTAKQSRAAAAEADLVLFVVDGREGASALDDEILRWLRKIDKPTFLVINKTDGLDSRAAEAEFSRYGFSDVHAISSSHRHGIDELVDEILERLPEVGTSEQLDSDPDRIRVTFVGRPNVGKSTLVNRILGEERMIASEVAGTTRDSIEVDLERDGRKYRLVDTAGIRRKSKVDEAVETFSIIKTLQAIEHSQVSVVMIDASEGVTDQDASVLGAVLDSGRALVVAVNKWDGLSDYQREQTEALLSRKLAFVPWAETIRISAKHGSGLRELFQAIHRAHASANYKFGTAEVTKAIEIAYETNPPPVVRGHAPKMRFAHPGGENPPTIIVHGNRLRTLPDSYKRYLENFFRKRFKLVGTPVRLLFREGDNPFKDKKNVLTDRQLAKKKRLIRHVKRK; this is encoded by the coding sequence ATGCTTCCCCTCGTCGCCCTCGTGGGCCGCCCCAACGTCGGCAAGTCGACGCTGTTCAACGCGCTGACCCGTACCCGGGACGCGCTCGTCCATGATGAGCCGGGGGTCACGCGTGACCGCCACTACGGCATTTGCCGGCTCAACCCCGATGCGCCGTTCGCCCTGGTGGACACCGGCGGCATTGCCGGCGAGAACGTCCATCTGGAAAGCGAGGGCCTGGCCGGACCGACCGCGAAGCAGTCGCGCGCCGCGGCTGCGGAGGCGGATCTGGTGCTGTTCGTGGTCGACGGCCGCGAGGGCGCCTCGGCGCTCGACGACGAGATCCTGCGCTGGCTGCGCAAGATCGACAAGCCCACCTTCCTGGTCATCAACAAGACCGACGGCCTGGATTCGCGCGCGGCCGAGGCGGAGTTCTCGCGCTACGGCTTCAGCGACGTGCATGCGATCTCGTCCTCGCACCGGCACGGCATCGACGAGTTGGTCGACGAGATCCTCGAACGGTTGCCGGAAGTGGGCACATCCGAGCAGCTCGACAGCGATCCCGACCGCATCCGCGTCACCTTCGTCGGTCGCCCCAACGTGGGCAAGTCGACCCTGGTCAACCGCATCCTCGGCGAGGAGCGGATGATCGCCTCGGAAGTCGCCGGCACCACGCGCGATTCGATCGAGGTCGATCTCGAGCGCGACGGACGCAAGTACCGTCTGGTCGATACCGCCGGCATCCGCCGCAAGTCGAAGGTCGACGAGGCGGTGGAGACGTTCTCGATCATCAAGACCCTGCAGGCGATCGAGCACTCGCAGGTGTCGGTGGTGATGATCGATGCCAGCGAGGGCGTCACCGACCAGGATGCCAGCGTGCTCGGCGCGGTGCTCGATTCCGGCCGCGCGCTCGTGGTCGCGGTGAACAAGTGGGACGGCCTGAGCGATTACCAGCGCGAACAGACCGAGGCGCTGCTCTCGCGCAAGCTGGCCTTCGTGCCGTGGGCCGAGACGATCCGCATCAGTGCCAAGCACGGCTCGGGCCTGCGCGAGCTGTTCCAGGCGATCCACCGCGCGCACGCGTCGGCCAACTACAAGTTCGGCACCGCCGAGGTCACCAAGGCGATCGAGATCGCCTACGAAACGAATCCGCCGCCGGTCGTGCGCGGCCATGCGCCGAAGATGCGTTTCGCGCATCCGGGCGGCGAGAATCCGCCGACGATCATCGTGCATGGCAACCGCCTGCGTACGCTGCCCGACAGCTACAAGCGCTATCTGGAGAACTTCTTCCGCAAGCGTTTCAAGCTCGTCGGCACGCCGGTGCGCCTGCTGTTCCGCGAAGGCGACAATCCGTTCAAGGACAAGAAGAACGTTCTGACGGATCGCCAGTTGGCGAAGAAGAAGCGGCTGATCCGCCACGTCAAGCGCAAGTGA
- the mobA gene encoding molybdenum cofactor guanylyltransferase, which yields MTSPPLAPVFPEVTIGILAGGRASRLDGRDKAWLQRGGVPQILRWQRRLAAQGGAFLVSANRDLPRYAAHGLDAVPDRIADAGPMSGLDALAGAAGTPWLMTLPVDMIEVNDCLLRTLMHHAGTHGAFACDADGVQPLVALWNVVALRAGAGHALASGDHAVRNLQQALGMKRVDFHGVRFGNLNTPQDLDDAGIAPD from the coding sequence ATGACGTCGCCGCCGCTCGCACCGGTATTTCCCGAGGTCACCATCGGCATCCTTGCCGGTGGCCGTGCCTCGCGCCTGGACGGACGTGACAAGGCCTGGCTGCAGCGTGGCGGGGTGCCGCAGATCCTGCGCTGGCAGCGCCGGCTCGCCGCGCAGGGTGGTGCCTTCCTCGTCAGCGCAAACCGCGACCTGCCGCGCTATGCCGCGCACGGGCTCGACGCAGTGCCGGACCGGATCGCCGATGCCGGACCGATGTCCGGGCTCGATGCGCTGGCCGGCGCCGCGGGCACGCCATGGCTGATGACGCTGCCGGTGGACATGATCGAGGTCAACGACTGCCTGCTGCGCACGCTGATGCATCACGCCGGCACGCACGGCGCCTTCGCCTGCGATGCCGACGGTGTGCAGCCGCTGGTCGCGTTGTGGAATGTGGTCGCGCTGCGCGCAGGTGCAGGGCACGCGCTCGCATCCGGCGATCATGCGGTGCGCAATCTGCAGCAGGCGCTCGGCATGAAGCGCGTGGATTTCCACGGTGTACGCTTCGGCAACCTCAACACGCCCCAGGATCTCGATGATGCCGGTATCGCCCCCGACTGA
- the glp gene encoding gephyrin-like molybdotransferase Glp, whose amino-acid sequence MPVSPPTDVPTVDFPFRISFGEAVSIVDAVAVERRLQPQTLSLSRAHGHVLARDVIATMAQPPFDNSAMDGFALRHEDLSPEGAPTRLRLAGEQFAGPDAALVVEAGTCVRVTTGAPMPSGADTVVMKENTSLEGDTVIVQVVPRPGQHVRRAGEDSNIGDLLLRAGDVLTPTRIGLAASQGLAQLEVVRRPTIAVFATGDELVEPGMSLGPGQIYNSNRDQLMALLRAEGLEPVAFPTLPDDAAQVTSALRHAGEAFDLVLTCGGVSAGEKDLLPELLQRRGRVRMWKVMMKPGMPVLLAEGGTLGPALFLCLPGNPVSVLATWLALGRRLVDGLQGRAPRPLRRARLASDWSKRHERLELLRGRWWIDEEGVSRVEPNPADGSHRMQAAADSDVLIVLDAGARDYDAGTVVEVLQY is encoded by the coding sequence ATGCCGGTATCGCCCCCGACTGACGTTCCGACGGTCGATTTCCCGTTCCGGATCAGTTTTGGAGAAGCGGTCTCGATCGTCGACGCGGTGGCGGTCGAGCGCCGGCTGCAGCCGCAGACGCTGTCCCTGTCGCGCGCGCATGGACACGTGCTGGCGCGCGACGTGATCGCCACGATGGCCCAGCCCCCGTTCGACAACTCGGCGATGGACGGCTTCGCGCTGCGGCATGAGGATCTTTCGCCCGAGGGCGCGCCGACGCGGCTGCGCCTGGCCGGCGAGCAGTTCGCTGGACCCGATGCGGCGCTCGTGGTGGAGGCGGGTACATGCGTGCGCGTCACCACTGGCGCGCCGATGCCATCCGGTGCCGATACCGTGGTGATGAAGGAGAACACCTCGCTCGAGGGCGACACGGTCATCGTGCAGGTCGTACCGAGGCCCGGGCAGCATGTGCGCCGTGCCGGCGAGGACTCGAACATCGGCGATCTGCTGCTGCGCGCGGGCGATGTGCTGACCCCCACGCGGATCGGCCTGGCCGCCTCGCAGGGACTGGCCCAGCTCGAGGTCGTGCGGCGGCCGACGATCGCGGTGTTCGCGACCGGCGACGAGCTCGTCGAGCCGGGCATGTCGCTCGGTCCCGGGCAGATCTACAACTCGAACCGCGATCAGCTGATGGCGTTGCTGCGCGCCGAAGGTCTGGAGCCGGTCGCGTTCCCGACCCTGCCCGATGACGCTGCGCAGGTCACCTCCGCGCTGCGCCACGCCGGAGAAGCCTTCGACCTGGTGCTGACCTGCGGCGGCGTGTCGGCGGGCGAGAAGGATCTGCTGCCCGAACTGCTGCAACGCCGCGGTCGGGTGCGGATGTGGAAAGTCATGATGAAGCCGGGCATGCCCGTGCTGCTGGCGGAAGGCGGCACGCTCGGACCGGCCCTGTTCCTGTGCCTGCCCGGCAATCCGGTGTCGGTACTGGCGACCTGGCTCGCGCTCGGCCGTCGCCTCGTGGACGGCCTGCAGGGCAGGGCGCCGCGTCCGCTCCGACGGGCGCGCCTCGCGTCGGACTGGTCCAAGCGCCACGAGCGCCTGGAACTGCTGCGCGGACGCTGGTGGATCGATGAGGAAGGCGTTTCCCGGGTCGAGCCCAACCCTGCCGACGGGTCGCACCGGATGCAGGCGGCCGCCGACTCGGACGTGCTGATCGTGCTCGACGCCGGTGCGCGCGACTACGACGCCGGCACGGTAGTCGAGGTCCTGCAGTACTAG